Proteins encoded in a region of the Paenibacillus wynnii genome:
- a CDS encoding 3'-5' exonuclease: MDFTAIDFETANSSRSSACALGIVEVKAGKIWAEHHWLIDPQAHFDGMNIAVHGITPSMVRGKPTFSELWHSIEPLLKGQIVVAHNASFDMSVLRYCLDGASLSYPDFQYLCTYLLGKKMLQNLSSHKLNVISDHFGIKLKHHDALDDARASAAILLKLMELEEHSDPLQLSSIHGYNSGKMYVGGYSPFTRTVKKSRKKPAPRSSRLSI, translated from the coding sequence ATGGATTTTACAGCAATAGACTTTGAAACAGCGAACTCCAGCCGCTCAAGCGCTTGCGCTCTGGGAATTGTTGAAGTTAAAGCGGGTAAGATTTGGGCAGAACACCATTGGCTGATTGATCCGCAAGCGCATTTTGACGGGATGAATATCGCAGTACATGGAATCACTCCCTCAATGGTCCGAGGCAAACCTACCTTCAGTGAACTTTGGCATTCGATAGAACCTCTTCTTAAAGGACAGATCGTCGTGGCACACAACGCCTCTTTTGATATGAGTGTTCTGCGGTATTGCTTAGATGGAGCTTCACTCAGCTACCCTGATTTTCAGTATTTGTGCACCTATTTATTAGGCAAAAAAATGCTGCAGAATCTGTCTTCCCACAAGCTGAATGTAATATCTGATCATTTTGGGATTAAGCTGAAGCATCATGATGCTTTGGACGATGCACGTGCTTCTGCTGCTATTCTTTTAAAACTTATGGAATTGGAAGAACACTCTGATCCCTTACAACTATCCAGCATTCACGGTTATAACAGCGGAAAGATGTACGTCGGGGGTTACTCTCCATTTACACGTACAGTAAAAAAATCTAGAAAAAAGCCTGCTCCAAGATCCAGCAGACTTTCAATCTAA
- a CDS encoding 3'-5' exoribonuclease YhaM family protein, whose protein sequence is MTQIKQLAPQDDFVGFYLLRELAIKQTNGTPQKDYFDIVLGDSSGQLSAKFWDVTTTDKETFFPMALVKVQGTAHTYREKLQIKVSKMRLVIESDGVALTDFIRSAPIRPVDLIHTIKMVMASITDQEISTIVSFCVGKVEEKLMHYPAAKTHHHAYFAGLAYHMVRMLEIGEFLCKQRPFLNPDLMKAGIILHDIAKPEEMISQLGIVSEYSVHGKLIGHISMASNWITEAAIRSDIDLGSEKVLALQHLVLSHHNLGEWGSPVQPQTAEAVALHHIDAMDAKLQMVEDALDTTPETEEWTPFIRGLENKAVYRLKI, encoded by the coding sequence ATGACACAAATCAAGCAGCTAGCGCCACAGGATGATTTTGTCGGCTTTTATCTACTGCGGGAGTTGGCAATTAAACAAACGAATGGTACTCCTCAAAAGGATTATTTTGATATTGTATTAGGGGATTCGAGTGGGCAGTTATCTGCTAAGTTTTGGGACGTTACCACTACGGATAAAGAGACGTTCTTCCCGATGGCGCTTGTAAAGGTACAGGGTACAGCTCATACCTACCGTGAGAAGCTACAGATCAAGGTTTCAAAAATGAGACTGGTTATAGAATCCGATGGAGTGGCTTTAACAGACTTTATCCGCTCTGCGCCTATCCGCCCCGTAGATCTCATTCATACGATTAAAATGGTAATGGCAAGTATTACAGATCAAGAAATATCCACGATTGTTTCCTTCTGTGTAGGTAAAGTAGAAGAGAAGCTGATGCATTATCCGGCGGCTAAAACCCATCACCATGCTTATTTTGCCGGACTTGCTTATCACATGGTGCGCATGCTGGAGATCGGCGAGTTTCTCTGTAAACAGCGTCCTTTCCTGAATCCGGACTTAATGAAGGCAGGAATAATCCTGCATGACATCGCCAAACCGGAGGAAATGATCTCCCAGCTGGGCATCGTCTCCGAATATAGTGTTCACGGAAAGCTGATCGGTCATATTTCTATGGCCTCTAACTGGATTACGGAGGCTGCTATTCGTTCCGATATTGATCTGGGCTCCGAAAAGGTACTGGCTTTACAGCATTTGGTTTTGTCACACCATAATCTTGGGGAGTGGGGTAGTCCCGTGCAACCGCAAACAGCTGAGGCAGTGGCGCTGCATCACATTGATGCTATGGACGCCAAACTTCAGATGGTTGAGGATGCATTGGATACCACACCTGAAACTGAGGAATGGACGCCTTTCATTAGGGGGTTGGAGAATAAGGCGGTTTACCGTTTAAAAATATAA
- a CDS encoding FMN-binding protein has protein sequence MKNKKFISLTISAALLLSPIAFTINAPALNLKVDAVSAASEEAPAATAKPAPKPTAKPAPKPTAKPTAKPTAKPTAKPTAKPTAKATVKPAVKPAVKPAVKPAVKPAATAKPVTVKASVYQDGVYVTYGQAYSKGTEGAKVTIKNGKITSVELLRTSPKLIDRDARNNYQTLWQAYGLMEDRLVGKTREGAAAVDAVSGATRSSNGWKLAVDRAFERALKVKPADAVYFDGEHMGIDPEGKYAVFTTYSANKLTDVKVYALNAAGDFIDEKTYTAEQTAAIAAIKPALLANGIAATATAGLEVEFKAAVKAFWDAQQNAIIDNKSAYVDGFYSAYGTARSVGVERADIVIRNGKLVDVKLFRLGTNLIDRGATAYASVVKANAPMTAKLLANGSFIANYDEKVDGISGATESSHSWNQAVERAFEKALKVPTAGQYYDGKFAGVDNQSKVLLLVDIASDKVTAVKVSLFGADKKLIAEDKLSPGQKDFVAKVTADLLENGVNISEVADQAALSAAVKAAMVDAMTNASKQQGAYKDGTFTAFGNAYDKGTNQANVTLRNGMIVDVVLARVGMNLVDLGPKAYPEVVKAIPQLTASFMAAGTREEAQKVDAISGATSSSTALKAAVDRAFGKAEIVETGKAAYFNGIFIGVNKDKMVNVMVTVKNGVPTNMTVYFLDAAGKVKTADQLLEAEKAVKNEVEGTTYGIMHKYGYKPTAFGNNDAEKIVSAKVVEAIKAALESAGK, from the coding sequence TTGAAAAACAAAAAATTTATTTCATTGACTATTTCTGCCGCATTATTGTTGTCACCGATCGCGTTTACAATTAATGCACCAGCTTTGAACCTAAAGGTTGATGCGGTATCCGCTGCTTCTGAGGAAGCACCTGCTGCAACAGCTAAACCAGCACCAAAGCCAACAGCAAAACCAGCACCAAAACCAACAGCAAAACCAACAGCAAAACCAACAGCAAAACCAACAGCAAAACCAACAGCAAAACCAACAGCTAAGGCAACTGTAAAACCTGCAGTAAAACCTGCAGTGAAACCTGCAGTGAAACCTGCAGTGAAACCTGCAGCAACAGCAAAACCTGTTACTGTTAAAGCAAGCGTATACCAAGATGGAGTTTATGTTACTTACGGTCAAGCTTACTCCAAAGGTACTGAAGGCGCTAAAGTAACAATTAAAAACGGTAAGATCACAAGTGTTGAACTTTTGAGAACTAGCCCTAAATTGATTGATAGAGATGCTCGCAACAACTATCAAACTCTCTGGCAGGCTTATGGTCTTATGGAAGACAGATTGGTTGGAAAGACTAGAGAAGGAGCCGCTGCAGTTGATGCTGTATCCGGCGCTACTCGTTCAAGCAACGGTTGGAAATTGGCTGTTGACAGAGCTTTTGAAAGAGCTTTGAAAGTTAAGCCTGCAGACGCTGTTTACTTTGACGGCGAACATATGGGTATTGATCCTGAAGGTAAATATGCAGTATTCACAACATATTCAGCTAACAAGCTGACTGATGTTAAGGTATATGCACTGAACGCTGCAGGAGACTTTATTGATGAGAAGACTTATACAGCTGAGCAAACTGCAGCTATCGCAGCTATCAAACCAGCACTGCTGGCTAACGGTATCGCTGCAACTGCAACAGCTGGCTTGGAAGTTGAATTCAAGGCTGCTGTAAAGGCATTCTGGGATGCACAGCAAAATGCTATTATCGATAATAAATCTGCATATGTAGACGGGTTCTACTCCGCTTACGGTACTGCAAGAAGTGTAGGCGTAGAAAGAGCCGACATCGTTATCCGTAACGGTAAACTTGTTGATGTAAAATTGTTCAGATTGGGAACAAACCTGATCGACAGAGGCGCAACTGCTTATGCTTCAGTAGTTAAAGCAAACGCACCTATGACTGCTAAATTGCTTGCTAATGGATCTTTCATCGCTAACTACGATGAGAAGGTAGACGGAATTTCCGGTGCTACTGAAAGTAGTCACAGCTGGAATCAAGCTGTAGAAAGAGCATTCGAAAAGGCATTGAAGGTTCCTACTGCAGGTCAATATTATGACGGTAAATTTGCCGGTGTTGACAACCAATCTAAGGTTCTCCTGTTGGTTGATATTGCATCTGATAAAGTAACTGCTGTTAAAGTTAGCTTGTTCGGAGCTGACAAGAAGCTGATTGCTGAAGACAAATTGTCCCCTGGACAAAAGGATTTCGTAGCAAAAGTAACAGCTGATTTGCTTGAAAATGGTGTTAATATCTCTGAAGTTGCTGATCAAGCTGCATTGTCCGCAGCAGTAAAAGCAGCTATGGTTGACGCTATGACAAATGCATCCAAGCAACAAGGTGCTTATAAAGACGGTACTTTCACAGCATTTGGTAATGCTTACGATAAAGGAACGAATCAAGCGAATGTAACCCTGCGTAACGGTATGATTGTTGATGTAGTGTTAGCACGCGTAGGTATGAACCTTGTAGATTTAGGTCCAAAAGCTTACCCAGAAGTAGTAAAAGCTATTCCACAGCTTACTGCAAGCTTCATGGCTGCTGGAACTAGAGAAGAAGCTCAAAAGGTAGATGCTATTTCAGGAGCTACAAGCAGCAGCACTGCATTGAAAGCAGCTGTTGACAGAGCATTCGGTAAAGCAGAAATCGTTGAAACTGGCAAAGCTGCTTACTTCAATGGAATCTTCATCGGAGTGAACAAGGATAAGATGGTAAATGTAATGGTAACTGTTAAAAATGGTGTTCCAACAAACATGACAGTTTATTTCCTTGATGCTGCAGGTAAAGTTAAAACTGCTGATCAATTGTTAGAAGCTGAAAAAGCAGTTAAGAATGAAGTTGAAGGTACAACTTATGGCATCATGCATAAATATGGATACAAACCAACAGCATTTGGTAACAACGACGCTGAGAAGATTGTATCTGCTAAAGTTGTAGAAGCAATTAAAGCGGCTCTTGAATCAGCAGGTAAATAA
- a CDS encoding IDEAL domain-containing protein, which translates to MIRLETQDIVNIAKKQIAGIFKMEPLELNFVNDFQGEKYLLTNDKLHLTNQHYWAKVMDCVFDNQIRPVLMCEILYFLRNEFMESDIKLQFDFDFTEGSEGAAAASAEISFNDSPELQKSEITELIDFALALQDKQWFQELTNKYRQLTA; encoded by the coding sequence ATGATTAGATTAGAAACGCAAGACATTGTGAATATTGCCAAGAAGCAAATCGCCGGTATATTTAAAATGGAGCCGCTGGAGCTAAACTTCGTCAATGATTTTCAGGGAGAGAAATATCTCTTAACCAATGATAAGTTACACCTCACGAATCAGCATTATTGGGCAAAGGTAATGGACTGTGTATTTGACAACCAGATCAGACCGGTACTCATGTGCGAGATTCTGTATTTCCTTCGTAACGAGTTTATGGAGAGCGACATTAAGCTCCAATTTGACTTTGATTTCACAGAAGGCTCAGAAGGGGCTGCTGCTGCAAGTGCAGAAATTAGCTTTAATGATTCACCGGAACTGCAAAAGAGTGAGATTACAGAGTTGATTGATTTCGCCCTGGCCCTTCAGGACAAACAGTGGTTTCAGGAGCTGACTAATAAATATAGACAACTGACAGCATAA
- a CDS encoding IS1182 family transposase, whose amino-acid sequence MLNEKDQGDSGKYQMEMVCLDQLVPSDHLLRLVEKHVDFSFITEKVRPYYSATQGRPSIPPIRLFKMMLIGYLFNIRSERILEQDINVNLAYRWFLGLGLSEPVPDHSTISYNRNGRFQGTDVFQEIFDEVVRLAISHRMIAGRLLITDSTHIEANANKNRYTQQMTSESPHAYLQELETAVHESRRAHGKKPLAPPRGKREEEPKKLKVSLTDPESGYMNRKNKPEGFFYLDHRTVDHKYNMITDVYVTPGNVNDSTVYMERLTRQLETFGFRDTLEAIALDSGYMVPHICKQTTPWMTVIAERKPPSKPGFLTKEDFTYDAKKDVYVCPLGQPLTYRTTNRQGYNEYISSKGHCAACPKVTQCTENSKHQRTIQRHVWEDFKEKVHQNRKSPEGEKIYKYRAQTIERSFADAKNLHGYRRCRMRGKAKMQEQALMTAIAQNLKKMARHLAKMEAYAFHLCMKKSNLHYFNRHLGFRMIFAA is encoded by the coding sequence ATGTTAAACGAAAAAGATCAAGGGGATAGCGGAAAATATCAAATGGAGATGGTTTGTTTAGACCAGTTGGTTCCCTCCGATCACCTCCTTCGTTTGGTCGAAAAACATGTGGATTTTTCGTTCATTACCGAAAAGGTACGCCCTTATTATAGTGCAACCCAAGGAAGACCTTCGATTCCACCCATCCGTTTATTCAAAATGATGCTGATTGGCTACCTGTTTAACATTCGTTCCGAACGCATCCTTGAGCAGGACATTAACGTTAACCTTGCCTACCGGTGGTTTTTAGGCCTGGGCCTTAGTGAACCAGTTCCGGACCATTCCACGATTAGTTATAACCGGAATGGACGATTTCAGGGAACCGATGTCTTCCAGGAAATCTTCGACGAAGTGGTGCGGCTTGCCATTTCCCACCGCATGATTGCGGGGCGGCTCTTAATTACAGATTCGACGCACATCGAGGCGAATGCCAATAAAAATCGTTATACGCAGCAAATGACGAGTGAGTCCCCGCACGCCTATCTGCAAGAGTTGGAGACCGCAGTCCATGAAAGCCGCCGTGCTCACGGGAAAAAGCCATTAGCTCCTCCACGCGGGAAACGGGAGGAGGAGCCCAAAAAACTGAAAGTGAGCCTGACTGATCCAGAGAGCGGCTACATGAATCGTAAGAACAAACCGGAAGGATTCTTTTACTTAGACCACCGGACGGTTGACCACAAATACAATATGATTACCGATGTGTATGTGACGCCAGGCAATGTCAATGATTCAACCGTGTATATGGAGCGCTTAACCCGGCAACTGGAGACCTTTGGTTTTCGAGACACCCTCGAAGCCATAGCCTTGGATTCCGGATACATGGTGCCCCATATTTGCAAACAAACGACGCCATGGATGACTGTAATTGCCGAGCGGAAACCACCCAGCAAACCCGGCTTTCTCACGAAAGAAGACTTTACCTATGATGCGAAAAAGGATGTATACGTATGTCCATTAGGACAACCACTCACGTACCGAACGACGAACCGACAAGGCTACAACGAGTATATATCATCCAAGGGGCACTGCGCGGCTTGCCCGAAAGTCACTCAATGTACTGAAAACTCCAAGCACCAGCGTACGATTCAGCGGCATGTATGGGAAGACTTCAAAGAGAAAGTACACCAAAACCGGAAAAGTCCCGAAGGCGAGAAAATCTACAAATACCGCGCTCAAACCATTGAGCGTAGCTTTGCTGATGCCAAAAATCTCCACGGGTACCGTCGATGCCGAATGCGGGGCAAAGCCAAGATGCAGGAACAGGCATTGATGACGGCCATTGCACAGAATCTGAAGAAAATGGCCCGTCACTTAGCAAAGATGGAGGCCTATGCTTTTCATTTGTGTATGAAAAAGAGTAACCTTCACTACTTTAACCGTCATTTGGGTTTCCGCATGATATTTGCAGCTTGA
- a CDS encoding adenine deaminase, with product MAFIRKPLADCVPELVATARGDQPATLVIRGGKLVNVCSGEILEGMSIGIQGGRIAYVGKEVSHMIGEGTQVIDAGGKYMAPGLLDGHCHIESTQLTVSEFARAVLPMGTTGGFFDAHEIANVFGLKGIKLMLDEMRGTPLAAYMQVASCVPAAGEEFETTGASIGPKEVAEAFTWGDDVIALGEVMNFPGVVYSDEKMLGEIQATLRAGRYVDGHFTWPSSDWRLPIYAAAGVTGDHECVTADDVIERVRLGMYAKMRRGSAWHDVAKTITAHTERGLDPRRMMLVTDDRSSESLRDEGHMDFVVRHAISQGVRPVTAFQMATINTAERFGLARDIGSITPGSYADIILLDGNLSDVNVVLTVAAGVVVAENGVMTATLSSYTYPQEVLSSVHLSSRPTAEDFVIPAPISTGKLAARVIEVRENHVETLEQILTLPVEEGKLQIGNGDGLCKIAVFERHKGTGNKSVGVVNGIGFHEPAAIAMTVAHDSHNVLVIGNDDELMSQAANAVADAQGGVAVITAGGTTLFPLAIAGLMSTEPFEIASAQSAAISKALYDAGCTLNYAFMTLSLLALAVIPTLRLTDKGLVRISPEEGIQRVSLFV from the coding sequence ATGGCTTTTATAAGAAAACCTTTAGCTGATTGTGTACCTGAGCTCGTGGCTACGGCCCGTGGAGATCAACCGGCAACGCTGGTTATTAGAGGCGGTAAACTGGTTAATGTATGCTCTGGAGAGATCCTAGAGGGCATGTCTATCGGTATTCAGGGCGGACGTATAGCCTACGTTGGCAAAGAGGTCTCACACATGATTGGAGAAGGGACACAGGTCATCGATGCGGGCGGTAAATATATGGCCCCCGGACTCCTGGATGGACACTGCCATATTGAGAGTACACAGCTTACAGTTTCTGAGTTTGCTCGTGCGGTTCTGCCGATGGGTACGACCGGAGGGTTCTTTGATGCCCATGAGATTGCCAATGTATTTGGCCTCAAGGGCATAAAGCTGATGCTGGATGAGATGCGGGGAACACCTCTCGCTGCTTATATGCAGGTTGCTTCCTGTGTGCCGGCGGCAGGAGAAGAATTCGAGACAACTGGTGCATCTATTGGGCCAAAGGAAGTGGCAGAAGCCTTCACCTGGGGAGATGATGTTATCGCATTGGGTGAAGTAATGAACTTTCCAGGCGTTGTCTATAGTGATGAGAAAATGCTAGGGGAAATTCAAGCTACATTGCGTGCAGGGAGATACGTAGACGGACACTTTACTTGGCCTTCCAGTGATTGGAGGCTGCCTATATATGCTGCAGCCGGCGTAACCGGTGATCATGAATGTGTCACAGCAGATGACGTAATCGAACGGGTGCGGCTCGGGATGTATGCCAAAATGCGCCGAGGCTCCGCTTGGCACGATGTAGCCAAAACCATTACAGCACATACAGAGAGAGGACTTGATCCGCGCCGAATGATGCTGGTAACCGATGACCGAAGTTCAGAATCACTTCGTGACGAAGGTCATATGGATTTCGTAGTTCGGCACGCTATTTCACAGGGAGTCAGGCCGGTTACAGCTTTCCAGATGGCAACTATTAATACGGCTGAACGATTTGGCTTAGCTCGGGACATCGGTTCCATTACTCCGGGTTCTTATGCAGATATAATACTGTTGGACGGCAATCTATCAGACGTTAATGTTGTGCTCACCGTAGCAGCGGGTGTTGTAGTTGCAGAAAACGGTGTGATGACAGCCACATTGTCCTCGTACACTTATCCTCAAGAGGTGCTGAGTTCGGTTCATTTGTCATCACGTCCGACAGCTGAAGATTTTGTAATTCCTGCACCGATTAGTACAGGCAAGCTTGCCGCAAGAGTTATCGAAGTCAGGGAAAACCATGTAGAGACCCTAGAACAAATTCTTACACTTCCTGTGGAAGAGGGGAAGCTGCAAATAGGTAACGGGGATGGTCTCTGTAAAATTGCAGTGTTTGAACGTCATAAAGGAACCGGGAATAAGTCGGTTGGCGTAGTAAATGGAATCGGATTTCATGAACCGGCGGCTATAGCCATGACCGTTGCGCATGACAGTCACAATGTTCTGGTAATCGGCAATGACGATGAGTTGATGTCCCAGGCCGCGAATGCTGTTGCTGACGCGCAGGGGGGAGTAGCTGTAATAACCGCGGGAGGTACAACTCTTTTTCCGTTGGCGATAGCGGGTCTTATGTCCACTGAGCCGTTTGAGATAGCGTCCGCACAATCTGCTGCTATCAGCAAAGCACTCTACGATGCGGGTTGCACATTAAATTATGCTTTTATGACGTTGTCTTTGCTTGCGCTGGCCGTGATCCCGACCCTCCGCCTAACCGACAAAGGGTTGGTACGGATATCACCGGAAGAAGGGATTCAGAGGGTATCACTTTTTGTATAG
- a CDS encoding pyridoxal-phosphate-dependent aminotransferase family protein, whose product MKRYEDLSPSLRCIMTPGPVEVDPRVLRAMSFPVLGQFDPEFTDIMNETMGMLRELFVTGNQWAYPVDGTSRSGIEAAMVSLIAPGDRVLIPIFGRFGHLLHEIAERCGAEVRVLEKTWGSVFESSEVIAAMENFRPHVVAMVHGETSTGRVQPLAEIGRACREQDCLFIVDAVATIGGVPVETDAWMLDAVIGGTQKCLSVPSGMAPITYNERAEAKLLTRKRVERGLRTGDVEPGELSFVRSNYFDLGMLQDYWSPKRLNHHTEMTSMLYALREGLRLTLEEGLAARFARHILHEKALIAGLTAMGLNLYGDPESKLTVVTCVLIPEGVDGESVRSMLLDRFGIEIASTFGPLKGLIWRIGTMGFSCRENNILRLLGALEAVLIRHGVTVPRGLAIQAALDVYE is encoded by the coding sequence ATGAAGCGGTACGAAGATTTGTCGCCTTCACTTCGGTGCATAATGACCCCGGGACCGGTGGAGGTTGATCCGCGTGTACTGCGGGCGATGTCTTTCCCGGTATTGGGGCAATTTGATCCGGAGTTTACAGATATTATGAATGAGACTATGGGAATGCTGAGAGAATTGTTCGTTACGGGCAACCAATGGGCCTATCCTGTAGACGGGACTTCCCGCTCAGGTATCGAAGCGGCGATGGTGAGCCTTATTGCACCGGGGGATCGCGTGTTGATTCCGATCTTTGGTCGTTTCGGACATCTCCTGCATGAAATTGCGGAACGCTGCGGTGCGGAAGTAAGGGTTCTGGAGAAAACCTGGGGAAGTGTGTTTGAGTCTAGTGAAGTAATAGCTGCCATGGAAAACTTCAGGCCGCATGTGGTTGCAATGGTTCATGGAGAAACCTCCACCGGTCGTGTTCAACCGCTTGCGGAGATTGGGCGGGCCTGCCGGGAGCAGGATTGCCTGTTCATTGTCGATGCGGTGGCAACCATCGGGGGGGTGCCTGTAGAGACGGATGCCTGGATGCTGGATGCTGTAATCGGGGGGACGCAGAAATGTCTATCGGTTCCCTCAGGCATGGCCCCCATTACTTATAATGAACGCGCTGAGGCAAAGCTTTTGACCCGCAAACGGGTAGAACGCGGTTTAAGAACCGGGGATGTAGAACCCGGGGAGCTGTCTTTTGTCCGAAGTAATTATTTTGATCTTGGCATGCTTCAGGATTACTGGAGTCCTAAGAGACTTAACCATCACACGGAAATGACCTCCATGCTCTATGCGCTTCGGGAAGGCTTACGTTTGACGCTTGAAGAGGGGCTTGCGGCACGTTTTGCTAGACATATCCTGCATGAAAAAGCTCTCATAGCCGGATTAACAGCGATGGGACTCAACTTGTATGGAGATCCCGAAAGTAAGCTTACAGTAGTTACCTGTGTACTGATTCCAGAAGGAGTGGATGGGGAGTCGGTCCGTTCGATGCTGCTTGACCGGTTTGGTATTGAAATTGCCAGCACTTTCGGACCCTTAAAAGGTTTGATCTGGCGTATTGGCACCATGGGTTTTAGCTGCCGCGAGAATAACATCCTGCGTTTGCTTGGAGCTCTTGAGGCTGTATTGATACGTCACGGGGTGACAGTGCCGCGGGGGCTTGCTATTCAAGCCGCACTTGACGTTTATGAGTAA
- a CDS encoding M20 family metallo-hydrolase → MAPDQGRAANPMSTPMIQAASTEMLKLLDDLAVFSAPGPGVTRLLYTPEWSQAQLFLQGKMAGFGLKVGTDKVGNVYGRLAGRNPDDKVILTGSHVDTVVNGGKYDGAYGIAAAITAIHYLQETFGQPLRSLEVVSFCEEEGSRFPLTFWGSGHVTGMYDGSEADTCADSEGITLKSAMAECDYNNFEDTMNQRVDSTRRDDIGAFVELHIEQGILLEKTSTQIGIVEAIAGQRRFTVRVSGTANHAGTTPMNLRADALMGTAEMLLLLERLAGEAGEPLVATTGRLEVIPNTPNVIPGEVQFTLDIRHSEAEKLDRFCSDTLIAFNEIAAKRGLNLDLTPRLSALPAPMNSELCYGLERICQKQGRSYRNMVSGAGHDAQLFAPRFPTAMIFVPSRDGISHSPAEYSSPEELGVGLEVLTELLYELAYK, encoded by the coding sequence ATGGCTCCAGATCAAGGAAGGGCAGCTAATCCGATGAGTACGCCGATGATACAAGCAGCATCCACCGAGATGTTGAAACTGCTGGATGATTTGGCCGTATTTAGCGCTCCGGGACCGGGTGTAACTAGGCTGCTTTATACACCGGAGTGGAGCCAAGCACAGCTTTTTTTGCAGGGGAAAATGGCTGGATTCGGTCTAAAGGTAGGAACGGATAAAGTCGGCAATGTATATGGGCGGCTAGCCGGACGAAACCCGGATGATAAAGTAATTCTAACAGGCTCGCATGTGGATACCGTTGTTAACGGCGGGAAATATGACGGAGCTTATGGAATAGCCGCTGCGATTACCGCAATTCATTATCTCCAAGAGACTTTTGGACAGCCGCTGCGGTCTTTGGAGGTGGTATCGTTTTGTGAAGAGGAAGGCAGCAGGTTTCCGTTAACCTTTTGGGGCTCAGGCCATGTTACAGGGATGTACGATGGAAGTGAAGCAGATACTTGCGCCGATTCTGAGGGTATCACCTTAAAGAGTGCGATGGCAGAATGTGATTATAATAACTTCGAAGACACAATGAACCAACGCGTAGATTCAACAAGAAGAGATGATATTGGAGCTTTTGTGGAGCTGCATATTGAGCAGGGAATACTTCTAGAAAAGACCTCAACACAGATCGGTATTGTGGAGGCTATCGCCGGACAAAGACGTTTTACAGTCAGGGTCTCAGGAACAGCGAATCATGCGGGCACAACACCGATGAACTTGCGGGCGGATGCATTGATGGGTACTGCTGAAATGCTGCTTCTGCTTGAACGTTTAGCCGGGGAAGCCGGTGAACCGCTAGTGGCAACAACAGGTCGGTTGGAGGTAATCCCTAATACACCGAATGTGATTCCTGGAGAGGTGCAATTTACGCTGGATATTCGGCATAGTGAGGCTGAGAAGCTGGATCGCTTCTGTAGCGATACCCTTATAGCTTTTAATGAAATAGCAGCAAAACGCGGCCTTAACCTGGATCTCACACCAAGACTCAGTGCTCTTCCTGCACCTATGAATAGCGAGTTGTGCTACGGTCTGGAACGCATTTGCCAAAAGCAAGGCAGGAGCTACCGCAACATGGTGAGCGGTGCCGGACACGATGCTCAACTCTTTGCGCCGCGCTTTCCTACGGCAATGATATTTGTTCCCAGTCGGGACGGAATCAGCCATTCTCCTGCAGAGTATTCTTCTCCGGAGGAACTCGGAGTCGGCCTGGAAGTTCTGACCGAACTATTATATGAGCTTGCCTATAAGTAG